Proteins co-encoded in one Dreissena polymorpha isolate Duluth1 chromosome 12, UMN_Dpol_1.0, whole genome shotgun sequence genomic window:
- the LOC127853404 gene encoding LOW QUALITY PROTEIN: uncharacterized protein LOC127853404 (The sequence of the model RefSeq protein was modified relative to this genomic sequence to represent the inferred CDS: deleted 1 base in 1 codon), whose product MTKKVRQWRGKARTTNSVIKSINKDTFASAICPTNVEEQKQKFLEFGKTPEFQHRGTEDELEEIFSKPRSEIRFDLLGEALHILKTVKDKYGDAENYYTEMYGERISKDEATDIIVDYLKENRLDGQMSIIWCSDLPCSGRMMWQGPHVKYRKPEARKYSMWIKDSKDNNFLRVHGIRCLADHEIGTHFFRSYNDGLQPWFADRTRFGVRGVSGLDHLRTEEGLAAINTILNAKVRYLWGPALLYYIACKATEMTFKQLFEHLTIYVQNPEWRWRHCVRVKRGLINPNDIGGYGKDQCYFEGAVEILRNVDDIDFRVLMSGKICYDEVPRVKKMARLDCIQMPAFMRNQEKYKKTLKQIAHMNGLHLDHAKYKAPLAYLTRLKRGRRVGVVGATKKVRKKGRRVSVSTSKGLGKGGEEGSFGSLGSEEKEESGEETRAEFLFQHFNVLNSEKSSTEDFFQKMKLTMEQNGVASEVNGDRFNYANYYKSLVDNFEKLKNENTKEAPVQKEGSIDVEVKSTTNSVETVELKDWQDDCVKTQYRCVSRASVQMVLNLPSKSLNSRSRHSSSDLTLLDHQNSFLQRPLTSFAPGRVTNRVGDRVERFESDQPHAAQVLSSDPLSVSLAQHKSPSTNMMISSTTTSQHCKGPSHDCSNHKNQNLFNPAPSVVSENHVKEGADGFIYPDNDILTDDMIKIKTGSQSNDLEPVSQGQCHIQTGASTQGKLLHRRVKSAANLLPKY is encoded by the exons ATGACCAAGAAAGTGCGGCAGTGGCGTGGCAAAGCTCGAACCACCAACAGTGTCATCAAGTCCATAAACAAGGACACCTTCGCGAGCGCCATATGCCCTACAAATGTTGAGGAACAAAAGCAGAAGTTTCTTGAATTCGGA AAAACGCCGGAGTTTCAACATCGGGGGACAGAAGATGAATTGGAAGAGATTTTCTCCAAGCCTCGTTCTGAAATCCGCTTCGACCTTCTCGGGGAGGCTCTACACATTCTGAAAACGGTGAAAGACAAATACGGAGATGCAGAGAATTACTACACGGAAATGTACGGGGAACGGATATCGAAGGACGAGGCCACAGATATCATTGTGGACTATTTAAAGGAAAATCGGCTCGACGGACAGATGAGTATCATATGGTGCTCTGATTTGCCCTGCAG CGGTCGTATGATGTGGCAAGGGCCTCACGTTAAGTATCGCAAACCAGAGGCGCGTAAATACTCAATGTGGATCAAAGACTCAAAAGACAACAACTTCCTTCGAGTGCACGGCATAAGATGCTTAGCTGATCACGAAATTGGAACTCATTTT TTCCGTTCGTACAATGACGGCCTGCAGCCCTGGTTTGCTGACAGGACTCGGTTTGGTGTACGAGGGGTCTCTGGTCTTGACCATCTACGCACGGAGGAGGGGCTGGCTGCAATAAACACGATACTGAACGCCAAAGTCAGATACCTCTGGGGGCCCGCTCTCCTCTATT ATATAGCATGTAAGGCGACAGAGATGACCTTCAAGCAGCTGTTTGAGCACCTCACGATATACGTGCAGAACCCGGAATGGCGCTGGCGTCATTGTGTGCGCGTGAAGCGTGGCCTGATCAACCCCAACGACATCGGCGGGTATGGAAAGGATCAGTGCTATTTCGAAG GTGCAGTAGAAATACTTCGAAACGTGGACGATATAGACTTCAGAGTTCTCATGAGTGGCAAGATCTGCTACGACGAAGTCCCACGGGTAAAAAAGATGGCACGCCTAGATTGTATACAAATGCCTGCATTTATGCGAAATCAGGAAAAGTACAAGAAAACCCTGAAACAAATCGCTCATATGAACGGCCTTCACCTAGATCATGCCAAGTACAAAGCACCCCTAGCGTATCTTACTCGACTGAAGCGTGGACGACGTGTTGGCGTTGTCGGGGCAACCAAAAAGGTGAGAAAGAAGGGTCGGCGGGTCAGTGTGTCTACTTCTAAGGGTCTGGGTAAGGGAGGGGAGGAGGGTTCTTTTGGGTCTCTTGGTTCAGAGGAGAAAGAGGAATCAGGGGAGGAAACTAGGGCGGAATTTTTGTTCCAACATTTTAACGTTTTGAATTCGGAGAAAAGCAGCACGGAGGATTTCTTCCAAAAAATGAAGCTGACCATGGAGCAGAATGGAGTAGCAAGCGAGGTTAATGGTGATCGTTTTAATTATGCAAACTATTATAAAAGTCTTGTGGATAATTTTGAGAAGCTGAAGAATGAGAATACCAAAGAAGCCCCAGTGCAAAAGGAGGGCAGCATAGACGTTGAAGTGAAATCGACCACAAACTCCGTGGAAACAGTAGAATTGAAAGATTGGCAGGATGATTGTGTTAAGACCCAGTATCGTTGCGTAAGCCGGGCCTCAGTCCAAATGGTCCTCAACTTACCATCCAAGTCCCTTAACTCTAGGAGCAGACATAGTAGCTCAGATCTAACCCTTCTTGACCACCAGAATTCATTTCTTCAGCGCCCTCTCACAAGCTTCGCACCTGGCCGCGTTACAAACCGAGTCGGCGACCGAGTGGAGAGGTTCGAAAGCGATCAGCCTCATGCCGCTCAGGTTCTGTCCTCTGATCCTCTTAGTGTGTCTCTTGCACAGCACAAGTCACCGAGCACCAACATGATGATCTCTAGCACCACCACCTCCCAGCACTGCAAGGGTCCTTCCCACGACTGCTCAAATCACAAAAATCAGAACTTGTTCAATCCTGCACCGTCAGTTGTGTCTGAAAATCACGTTAAGGAGGGTGCTGATGGGTTCATATATCCAGATAACGATATTCTTACCGATgatatgattaaaataaaaacaggGTCACAGTCTAATGACCTTGAGCCAGtgagtcaaggtcaatgtcacatacAGACTGGTGCTAGTACTCAGGGAAAACTTCTTCATAGAAGGGTAAAATCTGCTGCAAACCTACTGCCAAAATATTAG